From one Homalodisca vitripennis isolate AUS2020 unplaced genomic scaffold, UT_GWSS_2.1 ScUCBcl_4000;HRSCAF=9873, whole genome shotgun sequence genomic stretch:
- the LOC124372770 gene encoding sentrin-specific protease 1-like, with translation MARVVRKQVRLLPCDSERLFPGQLLNGEVISAYLRLLERWNAMDHNLPNVLALDSYFFTVLKRSGHERARGHHRDQDLWDYEKILVVHEELADVGHWWLLVVEPRKETISAYDSLKGRNHKPAMDLLREYLKKEEMRAQDRGPELVPLR, from the coding sequence ATGGCACGAGTCGTAAGGAAACAGGTCCGTTTGCTGCCATGCGATTCCGAGCGGCTTTTTCCTGGACAGCTGCTAAACGGCGAGGTAATTTCGGCGTATCTGCGGCTTCTGGAGAGATGGAATGCTATGGATCATAACCTGCCAAATGTCCTCGCACTAGATTCCTACTTCTTCACGGTGCTGAAGAGATCCGGCCACGAGCGAGCGCGGGGTCACCATCGCGACCAGGACTTGTGGGATTATGAGAAAATCCTCGTCGTACATGAGGAGTTGGCGGACGTCGGCCACTGGTGGCTTCTCGTAGTAGAGCCACGGAAGGAAACCATCAGCGCATACGACTCCCTAAAAGGAAGAAACCACAAGCCGGCGATGGATCTTCTGCGCGAATACCTGAAGAAGGAGGAGATGAGGGCCCAAGACCGAGGCCCGGAGTTGGTGCCTCTACGGTGA